GATAGGCGAGGCCCGGCCAGTCGAAATCATGATAGGCGCCCGAATAGATGCGCAGCGTCACCGGATTTCCGGCGCTCGCCGCCTCCGTCAGCAGCGCCTCGCAGGGCTGGAGCGGGGACCAGACGTCCTTCTCTCCGAGCAGGACGAGCAGGGGAATGCGGCTCGACCAGCCGCCCGGCTGGCGGGCGGCGCTGCACGAGCCGGGATAGAAGGCGACCGCCGCCTGGAAGTCGCGGGATGGGGCAAGGCCCGCCGGACGGGCGGAACTGTCCGTTCGCAGCGTGTTCAGCACCGTTCCGCCGCCCTGCGACCAGCCCATGAGCGCAATACGGCCGGGGTTTACGAACGGCTGGGCTTGGAGATAGGCGAGCGCGCCGTACATGTCCTTCGGACGGGCGCGATAGACATCGGAGCGGAAATTGGCCGGTGCGCACATGCTGCGCACGCCGCGCGGGGTGAAGCTGTCCACCATCAGCACGCTGTATCCGGCGCCGTTGAGGCGCTGGGCCCAATCGGTCTCGCGGGCGTTGATGCCATTCTTGCCGATCAGGCCGCCGCAGCCATGGGCGAAGACGACTGCCGGCCCCGGTCCCTGTCCGGCGCGGAAGAGATAGCCGTCAATCAGGGTGCCGTCGCGGGACGGAAAGCTCACTTTCTCCTGCGCCTGAGCGGCCGGGCTGGCGGCGAGAAGCCCGAGCGCAGCGAGGCCGGCCAGCGCCAGACGGGTGAGGAGGTGTGGCATGGGGCGCTCCCGATCATCCTTTTGCGCCCGAGCTTAAGCCGCCTTCGCGTGTCTTGCACCGTCGCGCAACGGCAGGCTGTGCCGGATCGGGACAGGCGCTGGCAGGATGGGAACGGGAGCGGACCAAAGCGGGAGCGAATCGGTCGTGCGGCTCTTTTCCCGATCCGTTCCGCCGGATTACGGCCCCTTCTGGAAGAGCTGGTAGGAGGTGGGATTGTCGGGGCAAAGGCCGCCGCCGCATTCCAGCACGGTGGACGCGCCATTGCCGAACGCCAGCAGGAAGCCGAGCACCACCATGGCAAGGCCGAAGGTGGCGGCCCGCGGGCCGAGCGGCCGGTTGTCGCCGGCGAACTGCTGGTCGAACAGCAGCATGAGCCCGCAGCCGAGGATGATGACGCAGAAGAGCACCAGCGCCCAGCTGTAGAAATGCAGGCCGAGGAGCGCATCGCCATAGGTGCCCGTGCCCGGCACGATGTGCAGCAGCGTCTGCCGCCCCGAGATCAGGCCGCCGCAGAAGGCGGAGAGGATGACAATGGCATAGTGGCTCGGCCGGGGACCGAACTTCACGTTGAGGGCCAGCCCGAAGGCGGCGCCCACGAAGCCGGCGCGCTGGAGCAGGCAGAGCGGACAGGGCAGGTCGCCGAAGGCGATCTGATCCACGAAGGCCACCAGGAGAACCAGGCAGACGGCGAGGAGGCCGATGGCATTGAGGGTGCGCGAGAGGCTGGCGGTCATGGCCGGGTCTCAGAGCACGAGGTTCAGCGGGTCGGTGGCGTGCATCCGGAACAGCGCCAGCAGAGCGATCAGCGACAGGCCCCACAAGGCGATGGCGGCGAGCCGCTGGCCGATGAGGATGCACAGGAAGGCCAGGGCAATGCCGAAGAAGGGAATGCTCATCATGGGCTCGTCTCCCGGCGCCCGCGCGACGGGCTGTTGACGTCAGCCTATAGGCGCGCGGGCTTGCGTGGAACCGGCCGGATGGCGGTACGGCCGTCTGCCTCCCTCAGCGTCCCTTGGAACGTGGATAGGCCGACTTGTCCGCGGGCGGCGTGAGGCCCTGCATG
The Azorhizobium caulinodans ORS 571 genome window above contains:
- a CDS encoding dienelactone hydrolase family protein, which encodes MPHLLTRLALAGLAALGLLAASPAAQAQEKVSFPSRDGTLIDGYLFRAGQGPGPAVVFAHGCGGLIGKNGINARETDWAQRLNGAGYSVLMVDSFTPRGVRSMCAPANFRSDVYRARPKDMYGALAYLQAQPFVNPGRIALMGWSQGGGTVLNTLRTDSSARPAGLAPSRDFQAAVAFYPGSCSAARQPGGWSSRIPLLVLLGEKDVWSPLQPCEALLTEAASAGNPVTLRIYSGAYHDFDWPGLAYRERPEFRTTAGVVPITGTDPAARSDALSRVPAFLSRYLTAAAH
- a CDS encoding disulfide bond formation protein B, whose translation is MTASLSRTLNAIGLLAVCLVLLVAFVDQIAFGDLPCPLCLLQRAGFVGAAFGLALNVKFGPRPSHYAIVILSAFCGGLISGRQTLLHIVPGTGTYGDALLGLHFYSWALVLFCVIILGCGLMLLFDQQFAGDNRPLGPRAATFGLAMVVLGFLLAFGNGASTVLECGGGLCPDNPTSYQLFQKGP
- a CDS encoding DUF5993 family protein, translating into MMSIPFFGIALAFLCILIGQRLAAIALWGLSLIALLALFRMHATDPLNLVL